The Haloplasma contractile SSD-17B genome has a window encoding:
- a CDS encoding ABC transporter ATP-binding protein, with translation MATLKMKSIDKVYDNNVQAVFDFNLEVRDKEFIVFVGPSGCGKSTTLRMIAGLEEITGGELYIDDELMNDVAPKDRNIAMVFQNYALYPHMNVYDNMAFGLKLRKFPKDEIERRVQDAAEILGLKAYLDRKPKALSGGQRQRVALGRAIVRDAKVFLMDEPLSNLDAKLRVQMRAEITKLHDRIGTTTVYVTHDQIEAMTMATRIVVMKDGYIQQIGAPKEIYDNPNNVFVGGFIGTPPMNFIRGMFKEDGFFHINEFKKITVPKPKADLLRNKGYEDKEVILGIRPEHISDKPLDIEANPESTTEFEVEVAELLGSETIIYSNLEGQSVVSKVDARTDIRMGDKVELALKMNHCHFFDPESELRIKKN, from the coding sequence ATGGCAACTTTGAAAATGAAAAGCATTGATAAAGTATATGACAATAATGTACAAGCAGTATTTGATTTCAACTTAGAAGTTAGAGATAAAGAATTTATCGTATTCGTAGGACCTTCTGGGTGTGGTAAATCAACTACACTTCGTATGATCGCTGGTCTTGAAGAAATTACAGGTGGAGAATTATACATTGACGATGAGTTAATGAATGACGTAGCACCTAAGGACCGTAACATCGCGATGGTATTCCAGAACTATGCACTATATCCTCATATGAATGTATATGATAATATGGCGTTTGGTTTAAAATTACGTAAATTCCCTAAAGATGAGATTGAACGTCGTGTTCAAGATGCAGCAGAAATATTAGGACTAAAAGCATACTTAGATCGTAAACCAAAAGCATTATCAGGTGGACAACGTCAGCGTGTTGCATTAGGACGTGCAATCGTACGTGACGCTAAGGTATTCTTAATGGATGAGCCATTATCAAACTTAGATGCTAAGCTACGTGTACAAATGCGTGCTGAAATCACAAAATTGCATGACCGTATCGGAACGACTACAGTATACGTTACCCATGACCAAATTGAAGCGATGACAATGGCAACTCGTATCGTCGTTATGAAAGATGGATACATCCAACAAATTGGAGCTCCAAAGGAAATTTATGACAATCCAAATAACGTATTCGTAGGTGGATTCATCGGAACACCTCCAATGAATTTCATCCGTGGTATGTTCAAAGAAGATGGATTCTTCCACATTAATGAATTCAAAAAAATAACAGTTCCTAAACCTAAGGCTGACTTATTAAGAAATAAAGGATACGAAGACAAAGAGGTAATCTTAGGAATTCGTCCTGAGCACATTAGTGACAAGCCATTAGATATCGAAGCGAATCCTGAATCAACTACTGAGTTTGAAGTAGAGGTTGCAGAATTATTAGGTTCTGAGACAATCATCTATTCAAACTTAGAAGGACAAAGTGTTGTTTCTAAAGTAGACGCTCGTACTGATATCCGTATGGGAGACAAAGTAGAGTTAGCACTTAAGATGAACCACTGTCACTTCTTTGACCCAGAAAGTGAATTACGTATTAAAAAGAACTAA